Proteins co-encoded in one Fusarium musae strain F31 chromosome 3, whole genome shotgun sequence genomic window:
- a CDS encoding hypothetical protein (EggNog:ENOG41): MSQQQHPADSEGLQVNTDAEQAAKAPEVAPGYDNGNYYIPPGYHHPQQASSDGVRIPFGLGVWTFAALVALCTAIVVGAGVGGGLGAALANKSSDCSADSASGTAPAATAEPTATSFPTPDNSTSVNDTAPYVPRAADTVSLLELECPDSKKDETRYKTNKGYEFKWWCGVNAAQGTPAEGGGIVADYAPIYAYTIEDCMEACGNMIDKDAETGNGVKCASIVFSKRMKDELDGLNANCWLKNNSKAQGSNWGFKDDWYAYAELDN, translated from the exons ATGagtcaacaacagcatcCTGCGGACAGTGAAGGCCTCCAGGTCAATACGGACGCTGAACAAGCTGCCAAAGCTCCAGAAGTAGCTCCTGGTTACGACAACGGCAATTACTACATCCCTCCCGgttatcatcatcctcaacaagcgTCATCGGATGGGGTAAGGATTCCTTTTGGGCTCGGAGTTTGGACCTTCGCTGCGCTTGTCGCTCTATGTACAGCCATCGTTGTTGGCGCAGGTGTAGGTGGAGGATTGGGCGCTGCTTTGGCAAATAAATC TAGTGACTGCTCAGCGGACTCAGCATCTGGTACCGCTCCCGCCGCGACAGCAGAACCAACCGCGACCTCATTCCCAACGCCCGACAACAGCACATCAGTCAACGACACAGCTCCCTATGTACCGAGAGCTGCTGATACAGTCAGCCTGCTAGAGTTAGAATGCCCCGATTCCAAGAAAGACGAGACACGGTACAAGACCAACAAAGGCTACGAGTTCAAGTGGTGGTGCGGCGTCAATGCAGCACAAGGTACCCCGGCCGAGGGAGGAGGTATTGTCGCCGACTATGCGCCTATATATGCCTATACGATTGAAGACTGTATGGAAGCTTGCGGCAACATGATCGACAAGGACGCCGAAACCGGCAACGGAGTGAAATGCGCCAGCATCGTCTTTTCGAAGCGCATGAAGGATGAATTAGACGGTTTGAACGCGAACTGCTGGTTGAAGAATAATTCCAAGGCGCAG GGGAGCAATTGGGGTTTCAAGGACGATTGGTACGCATACGCGGAGCTAGACAACTGA
- a CDS encoding hypothetical protein (EggNog:ENOG41), translated as MYAYTVIAFLAASVAAAGNGPSISGLTVQQAANSCANGQSVYCCNKTTNKPAGNSVGDGAGIANGLSLFSQCSKLDVNVIAIANNLLNKECQANAACCQDSPGTAAGGLVNAALPCVAISNLV; from the exons ATGTATGCCTACACTGTCATCGCTTTCCTGGCCGCCTCCGTCGCCGCCGCCGGCAACGGTCCCTCTATCTCCGGCCTCACCGTTCAGCAGGCTGCCAACTCTTGTGCCAACGGCCAGAGCGTTTACTGCTGTAACAAGACCACCAACAAGCCTGCTGGCAACTCCGTTGGCGACGGCGCCGGCATTGCCAACggtctcagcctcttcagccaGTGCTCCAAGCTCGACGTCAATGTCATCGCCATTGCCaacaacctcctcaacaaggagTGCCAGGCCAATGCTGCTTGCTGCCAGGACAGCCCCGGAACC GCCGCTGGTGGTCTCGTCAACGCCGCTCTTCCTTGCGTTGCTATCAGCAACCTTGTCTAA
- a CDS encoding hypothetical protein (EggNog:ENOG41) codes for MKSVIGLALLSVAFAAPYDGSNAAALEKRQFDLDAFFDSLSSLIGQLPIPTQSMTDILTFSTSVSGTPTEVTAATTTSDAFDGGLPFDKRQSPSDLEAIISSLSALISPATTTTEPIGCATDVVGVPTTVNGVPTEVSSVAAVPTTPAVAPSAPNPGAPAPAVPGGV; via the coding sequence ATGAAGTCTGTTATCggtcttgcccttctttccGTTGCCTTTGCGGCTCCCTATGATGGCTCCAACGCTGCCGCTCTTGAGAAACGTCAGTTCGATCTCGATGCCTTCTTCGACTCGCTCAGCTCTCTCATCGGCCAGTTGCCCATCCCTACTCAGTCCATGACGGATATCCTGACTTTCTCGACTTCTGTCTCTGGTACGCCCACTGAGGTCACCGCTGCCACAACCACGTCTGATGCCTTCGATGGCGGCCTTCCTTTTGACAAGCGCCAGTCTCCTAGCGATCTTGAGGCGATCATCTCTTCTCTTAGCGCTCTCATATCTCCTGCCACAACCACCACGGAACCCATTGGTTGCGCCActgatgttgttggtgtcCCTACCACTGTCAACGGCGTTCCTACTGAGGTCTCAAGCGTTGCTGCTGTTCCTACTACTCCCGCTGTCGCTCCCTCGGCGCCAAATCCTGGTGCCCCTGCCCCCGCTGTTCCTGGCGGTGTTTAA
- a CDS encoding hypothetical protein (MEROPS:MER0033188): MLGSSLILALAVAVGAASVTRNSPVVELKNGSYYGIHNTAYNQDLFLGMRYAQAPLNDLRFRHPQPLNSTWDGVRNATEYQSKCYQYGYPSGPLSGGTDDCLHLNVVRPSAATKEKLPVLVWIHGGGLVGGYSGDPSSNLSYIIDESVKLGSPIIGVSINYRLGAWGFLWSSAVKAAGVGNNGFRDQRLALQWVQENIAAFGGDPQKVTIWGQSGGARSVASQLTAFGGRDDRLFRAAILESGTGFPTAFGEVEDKDAPTFEKGYKTLLKRTNCDSAKDSLQCLRKVPSLELAQIVGNVSFPVWLDIIDGDFIRDSRSELIRHNKFVPVPIINGVASDDGDFFAQRGINTTQEWEAYLRKEGASKATIEAISALYPDIPRVGLPATFEGRPSGPLASYGSQWKRAVAFGGDRAMHAPKRAWNRKWAKSNATAYSYHFDVVSGDRPVVQGAGHSVDIPFAFRNYERLAQLNVTEPRPGSFDEVAVKMSRMWISFTSKMNPNFEGMGDVQWPEYEWDGGKNMVFHIDDSSVVHVENDTYRTEQMEYLDKKLWKVELQSGLD; encoded by the coding sequence ATGTTGGGCTCTTCTCTTATTCTGGCTTTGGCGGTTGCTGTGGGCGCTGCTTCGGTAACACGAAACAGTCCTGTTGTTGAACTCAAGAATGGGTCCTACTATGGCATTCATAACACTGCGTACAACCAGGACTTGTTCCTTGGTATGAGATATGCTCAGGCGCCACTGAACGATCTGCGCTTTCGGCATCCTCAGCCCTTGAACTCAACCTGGGACGGAGTGCGCAATGCGACCGAGTATCAGTCTAAGTGTTATCAGTACGGGTATCCTTCGGGACCTCTGTCCGGTGGCACCGACGATTGTTTGCATCTGAATGTCGTTCGCCCGTCTGCAGCTACGAAGGAGAAACTTCCTGTCCTTGTCTGGATCCATGGCGGCGGCCTTGTCGGAGGCTACAGCGGTGATCCCTCTTCGAACCTCAGCTACATCATCGACGAGTCTGTAAAATTGGGCTCGCCCATCATCGGCGTCTCAATCAACTACCGTCTCGGAGCATGGGGCTTTCTTTGGAGTTCCGCTGTCAAGGCCGCAGGTGTTGGAAACAATGGCTTCCGCGACCAGAGACTTGCTCTTCAATGGGTCCAAGAGAATATCGCCGCGTTTGGGGGTGATCCCCAAAAGGTTACAATCTGGGGCCAGAGCGGAGGAGCACGAAGTGTTGCGTCTCAATTGACTGCCTTTGGTGGTAGAGACGATCGGCTGTTCAGAGCAGCTATTCTCGAAAGTGGTACTGGCTTCCCTACAGCCTTTGGAGAGGTGGAGGACAAGGACGCGCCAACCTTTGAGAAGGGATACAAGACGCTCCTCAAGAGGACCAACTGTGATTCTGCGAAGGATTCTCTGCAGTGTCTGCGAAAGGTGCCGTCACTGGAACTCGCTCAGATCGTCGGCAATGTCTCGTTCCCCGTTTGGCTCGATATTATCGACGGCGACTTCATTCGGGATAGTCGCTCAGAGCTAATTCGACATAATAAGTTCGTTCCAGTTCCCATCATCAACGGAGTCGCATCAGACGACGGAGACTTTTTTGCCCAGCGTGGCATCAACACGACACAGGAGTGGGAAGCATATCTACGAAAAGAGGGCGCAAGCAAAGCCACTATCGAAGCCATCTCGGCCCTATACCCTGATATTCCACGCGTCGGTCTGCCAGCTACTTTCGAGGGACGCCCATCAGGTCCATTGGCTTCGTATGGATCGCAGTGGAAGCGCGCGGTAGCCTTTGGCGGTGATAGAGCTATGCATGCACCCAAACGAGCCTGGAACAGGAAATGGGCAAAGAGCAATGCCACTGCGTACAGTTATCATTTCGACGTTGTATCAGGTGATCGCCCAGTAGTCCAAGGAGCTGGGCATTCGGTTGATATTCCATTTGCCTTCCGCAATTATGAAAGATTGGCTCAGTTGAACGTAACGGAGCCGAGACCTGGGTCATTTGACGAGGTGGCTGTTAAGATGTCAAGAATGTGGATTAGCTTTACGAGCAAGATGAACCCCAATTTTGAAGGTATGGGTGATGTTCAGTGGCCTGAGTACGAGTGGGATGGAGGGAAGAACATGGTCTTTCATATTGATGATTCTTCTGTGGTTCATGTTGAGAATGACACGTATCGAACTGAGCAGATGGAGTATTTGGATAAGAAGTTGTGGAAGGTTGAGCTTCAGTCAGGGCTTGACTAA
- a CDS encoding hypothetical protein (EggNog:ENOG41~MEROPS:MER0002007), whose protein sequence is MSKSTLSDLVDQYRPDLQPLEELYKHLHRNPELSNQEVETAATIAKRLKDIGPDDLVIKPHIGGHGLAAVFRNGDGPTVLLRADIDALPVEETTGLEYASTKRMIHAASGVEKPVMHACGHDMHIVTLLGAAATLFSSRESWAGTLVLAFQPAEERGTGAQAMIDDGLYTRHNVPVPDFVLGAHVRPLRAGTIGTRRGLVATSADNYKVTIHGKGSHASMPHTAIDPIAISANAILKLQTLVSREVDPAESSVVTVTSIHAGDAENVIADSAVLGVDTRSTTIATREHLLKRIKTVIEAECSCANVLKSPEFEQTRAFPLTINDEAVTKRVEETFAAHFGEETGKYDRNMPKLAFSEDFSILATAVNKPYCFFTYGCVDGEVWDKVEKEGTVAQSIAANHSSKFAPVIQPTLKTGLDGYALGALTFLAKGQ, encoded by the coding sequence ATGTCAAAATCAACTCTATCAGACTTGGTAGATCAGTATCGGCCCGACCTTCAACCGTTGGAGGAGCTTTACAAGCATCTCCATCGCAACCCCGAGCTCTCCAACCAAGAAGTCGAAACAGCTGCGACTATAGCCAAAAGACTCAAAGATATCGGCCCAGATGATCTCGTCATAAAGCCTCATATTGGCGGTCATGGCTTAGCTGCGGTTTTCCGCAATGGAGATGGCCCCACTGTCTTACTTCGTGCAGACATTGATGCGTTGCCGGTCGAGGAGACTACAGGCCTAGAGTATGCAAGCACCAAGCGCATGATTCATGCTGCGAGCGGAGTTGAGAAGCCTGTTATGCATGCTTGCGGTCACGATATGCACATCGTGACGTTACTCGGTGCTGCGGCGACTCTTTTCTCGTCCCGGGAATCCTGGGCTGGAACTTTGGTGCTGGCGTTTCAGCCAGCTGAGGAGCGCGGTACTGGCGCCCAAGCTATGATTGATGATGGTCTTTACACCAGACACAATGTTCCTGTTCCGGATTTCGTTCTGGGAGCACATGTGAGACCTTTACGTGCGGGTACGATCGGTACACGAAGAGGACTTGTTGCCACAAGCGCGGATAACTACAAAGTTACCATCCACGGCAAAGGTTCGCATGCGAGTATGCCCCATACAGCCATTGATCCCATAGCCATTTCAGCGAACGCTATTCTGAAGTTGCAGACACTCGTCAGTCGAGAGGTCGACCCAGCGGAGTCAAGCGTGGTGACCGTCACGAGTATTCATGCCGGCGATGCTGAGAATGTTATTGCCGACTCGGCCGTTCTTGGCGTCGACACTCGATCTACTACCATCGCTACTCGCGAGCATCTTTTGAAACGTATAAAAACAGTCATCGAAGCAGAGTGCTCGTGCGCCAACGTTCTCAAAAGTCCAGAGTTTGAGCAAACCCGAGCTTTCCCTCTGACGATTAACGACGAAGCCGTTACTAAAAGAGTTGAAGAGACGTTTGCGGCGCACTTTGGCGAAGAAACAGGAAAATATGATAGGAACATGCCGAAACTGGCTTTCAGTGAGGACTTTTCGATCTTGGCTACCGCTGTTAACAAGCCGTATTGTTTCTTCACATATGGGTGTGTTGATGGAGAAGTTTGGGATAAGGTCGAGAAGGAGGGGACTGTAGCGCAGAGTATTGCTGCGAATCATTCTTCTAAGTTTGCTCCGGTGATTCAACCGACGCTCAAGACTGGGTTGGACGGATATGCACTGGGTGCCCTCACATTTTTAGCAAAGGGACAATAG
- a CDS encoding hypothetical protein (EggNog:ENOG41), whose protein sequence is MRVLSFALALFAADMVVEAGVCKPARTTTTATSVAESSTTTASATSETSVIESLTSATETLSTDSSEILTTSTAEAETTSAEAVSTTTTEAATTTEAASTTTEEASTTTTAGPSFTPGSLVGTGPVAGLPLQGVDSRFIPLSFATSGSTQTLIFTLAANGQLATGTNNNYLCLNYKPSGVLGPLVLCPFDNFQNAPLQCTRAVSGTLSCTAPNGSCSSSGTCTRPNVGVAFSQFYVDGSQNGYFGPADFNGAGYSAIDVILPE, encoded by the coding sequence GTACAACCACGACTGCAACTTCGGTTGCCGAATCGTCTACTACCACCGCTTCTGCTACCTCTGAGACCTCTGTCATCGAGTCGCTGACATCTGCGACTGAGACCTTGAGTACTGACTCAAGCGAGATCCTGACGACTTCTACCGCCGAGGCTGAAACTACGTCGGCCGAGGCCGTTTCTACCACTACCACTGAAGCTGCTACCACCACCGAGGCTGCTTCCACGACCACCGAGGAAGCTTCCACTACAACCACCGCCGGCCCATCATTCACACCCGGCTCCCTCGTCGGCACCGGACCCGTCGCCGGCCTCCCCCTCCAGGGCGTCGACTCACGCTTCATCCCCCTATCCTTCGCAACATCCGGCTCGACCCAAACCCTGATCTTCACCCTCGCCGCCAACGGCCAGCTCGCAACAggcaccaacaacaactacCTATGCCTGAACTACAAGCCTTCTGGTGTTCTTGGGCCGCTTGTCCTGTGCCCCTTTGATAACTTCCAGAATGCTCCCTTGCAGTGCACACGAGCGGTTAGCGGCACGCTTTCTTGCACTGCGCCGAACGGATCATGCAGCTCGAGTGGAACTTGTACGCGACCTAACGTTGGTGTCGCATTCTCTCAGTTCTATGTGGACGGGTCTCAGAACGGCTATTTTGGTCCCGCCGACTTCAATGGGGCGGGTTACTCTGCTATTGATGTGATCCTCCCCGAATGA
- a CDS encoding hypothetical protein (MEROPS:MER0000440), giving the protein MKFQSVFLGHLLLQAAQASSIPKDVFASLKPRDDLKNSNSSKIDWSECDLDFGDNSTNRQQRDYDCARLSVPLDYTSASNGETIKLDLIKAKATKEPYLGSVLYNPGGPGGSGVEAIVWSGKELAEVLGGQYDVIGFDPRGTGRTIPFICNGTGPGTSTNLTSAKGLRRREFNTIPQAETWEIVRNQTWELAGTLAENCYESRQDTGRFVGTPFVARDMISIVDALGQGPMLNYWGVSYGTILGQVTASMFPERIGRMLIDANLKADDYAATTWIYSMRDAERLLSNLLDECVESGKDLCSLADYHGNSTTGESLLTEFREMLEGYLNGTLPGGDIDEEDLPSDDINLLVITYKNLIFGELYSPVNYPSIINRIEGLFNNNVTAMFQMRNESPLESEWNIAAEFVTNGIACSDSSFRVEDQDDLFSIFQAHRAEGSFSELGTVARLFCAQWKFSATEQIDINKLRNVKTKNPLLIVNGRYDPVTPLSSAWGVSAQFRGSRVVVHEGVGHGLMAHPSNCTQEIVKNYFVDGEMPKLNTTCQPNEPVFEYAAL; this is encoded by the exons atgaagtttcAAAGTGTTTTTCtgggccatcttcttctccaggcAGCACAGGCCTCATCTATACCAAAAGATGTTTTCGCTTCTTTGAAACCAAGAGATGACCTCAAGAACTCAAACAGCTCCAAGATCGACTGGTCAGAATGTGACTTGGACTTTGGAGACAATTCGACAAACAGACAGCAAAGGGATTATGACTGCGCCAGACTCTCCGTTCCTCTTGACTACACGTCTGCAAGCAACGGCGAAACCATCAAACTCGACCTGATCAAAGCCAAAGCTACCAAAGAGCCCTATCTAGGTAGCGTTCTGTACAACCCCGGCGGCCCCGGTGGTTCAGGTGTCGAGGCCATCGTCTGGTCGGGAAAGGAACTTGCCGA AGTTCTTGGCGGACAGTATGATGTCATTGGATTCGACCCCCG AGGAACAGGTCGTACAATCCCTTTCATCTGCAATGGAACGGGTCCTGGCACAAGCACAAACCTTACAAGTGCAAAGGGCCTTCGCCGTAGAGAGTTCAACACGATTCCACAAGCTGAGACTTGGGAAATTGTCAGAAATCAGACTTGGGAACTTGCTGGTACCTTGGCGGAGAATTGCTATGAGAGCCGACAAGATACAGGGCGTTTCGTTGGAACGCCTTTTGTCGCAAGGGATATGATCTCTATTGTTGATGCGCTGGGTCAGGGACCTATGCTTAACTACTGGGGTGTCTCTTATGGCACTATCCTAGGCCAGGTTACTGCGTCTATGTTTCCTGAACGCATTGGCCGCATGTTGATTGACGCCAACTTGAAAGCCGATGACTATGCGGCTACAACGTGGATCTACAGCATGAGAGATGCCGAGCGATTACTTTCCAATCTTCTGGACGAGTGTGTTGAATCTGGAAAGGACCTCTGCTCTCTCGCAGACTATCATGGAAACAGCACAACGGGCGAGAGCCTCCTCACAGAGTTTAGAGAGATGCTTGAAGGCTATCTCAACGGAACTCTCCCTGGCGGCGAcatcgacgaggaagatctgCCCAGCGATGATATAAACCTGCTCGTCATCACTTACAAAAACCTCATCTTTGGAGAACTCTACAGCCCCGTAAATTAccccagcatcatcaatcgcATCGAAGGGCTTTTCAACAATAACGTCACAGCGATGTTCCAAATGAGGAATGAAAGCCCGCTGGAAAGCGAGTGGAACATCGCCGCTGAATTCGTCACCAACGGCATTGCATGCAGCGACTCTTCGTTCCGAGTTGAGGACCAGGATGATTTATTCTCGATCTTCCAAGCTCATCGCGCTGAGGGATCTTTCTCTGAACTAGGAACAGTTGCGAGATTGTTCTGTGCGCAGTGGAAGTTTTCTGCGACGGAGCAgattgacatcaacaagctGAGGAATGTCAAGACTAAGAATCCGCTTCTTATCGTAAATGGACGATATGATCCTGTAACGCCTTTGAGCAGTGCCTGGGGCGTGTCCGCTCAGTTCCGAGGAAGTCGAGTCGTGGTTCACGAAGGTGTCGGC CACGGACTGATGGCGCACCCATCGAACTGTACGCAAGAGATTGTCAAAAACTATTTTGTTGATGGAGAGATGCCCAAGCTCAACACAACTTGTCAGCCTAATGAACCTGTGTTTGAGTATGCGGCATTATAG